The following is a genomic window from Sphingobacterium spiritivorum.
AACGATCTTCTTATTTCCAGCAACTGCCCGCTGCTATTTATTGCGGAGCATTCGTAGGTATGTCCAGTGAAGGTATTGCCAATGGCTTCACCTTTATCCTTGCTGCGAGTATTTGTACAGCCGTACTGCTGGTCGTTTCCAAAAGTTTGTTTTCAGGAATCGGAGGTAAACTCGGTACACTGGCTTTTTTGGGAGTGTCTATCACTTATCTGATTATCTTTCTTATTCGCTAGCTTATGGAAGTTTTTGTTTTAATCTGTGTAGGTATTTTCGGGAGTCTCTTATCTTTCTACACCCATGTCCATCTGAAGCAAGGGCCAATCCGTTCATCAGCCTTACTGACGATGCTGGTTGCCGGATTCTTATATTTTTTCCCGAATCTGCTGTCCCCTTATCTTACAAAAAATATACCTTACGTATTTATTGGCTCCTCATTTATCGGTATGGTGTCTTCCGGTCAGTTGTCCAGTTACCTGGGATTAGGACTTGCCGGTCTGATCTTTACCTTTATTTTTCTGAATACAAGTCGGTTTTTCGATGGTTTTGGAGGTGCACTTGGCACCTCAGCATGTGTATCTTTACTGGCAGTGATGAGCATACCTTACCTCAAGACCAACCGAAAAGTAACTATAGGCTTTTTGCAGTTGAGAAGGTTAGTACTGAAAAATAAAAAAAGACGTATCCGAAAAGCACGCTAGAAAATCCTACTTTTATGCTGTTTGATACAAAGACAGCATGAAAACATTGGCAGATTATTACTTATCACAACCGGAGCCTCATAAAAGTTGCCTGTTAGCGCTACGGGATATTATTCTGTCTGTGGATCCGGATATAACACATGAGTTGAAATATGGAATGCCTTTCTTTTGTTATAAAGGTAAAATGTTTTGCTATCTGTGGATACATAAATCATATGACCAACCCTATATTGGTATTGTTGAAGGTAAACGCCTAACGCACCCTCTGCTGATAACTGAAAAAAGAGCCCGAATGAAAATCATGCTTTTAGATCCCGATAAGGATCTGCCGATATCTCTCATTAAAGATATACTATATCAGGCTATTCAACTTTATAAAGACGGTACAATTGCCATCCCTAATAAAAAATCAAAATGAGTAAACAGCATTATTATAATGTAACGGTAGAATGGACAGGGAACACGGGGCAGGGAACCAAAAGCTATACCTCCTACAGTCGCAACCATTCAATCCGGTCTGAAAGCAAAACCATTATCGAGGCCTCGTCCGATCCGGCTTTCAGAGGAGACCCACAAAGATACAATCCGGAAGAACTGCTTCTCTCGTCTGTTTCGTCCTGCCATATGCTCTGGTACCTTCACTTGTGTACTCAGCACAATATTACCGTACTGACGTATATAGATCAACCCAAAGGCACAATGCTGGAAAATGAAGATGGAAGTGGTTATTTTACCGGAATAATCTTACATCCACAGATAGAGATAGCAGAGGAAGATCAAGTAGAACTGGCTAAAGACTTACATCACAAAGCCAATACATATTGCTTTATAGCCAACTCGCTCAATTTCAAAGTACAACACAACTGTATAATCAAAGTCCGTAAATAAGGGATTACAGATAACCTCAAAATAAAAATTGTCATACTTATACGCTCATAATGAACTGTACAAGTATGACAATAGTTGAGCTGCATCTTTCCATTGAGGTCAATGCATATAAAGCTTTATCTAAGCAGTATATTTTCGTTTTCTGATCTTTATATACACATAAAGTGAAATCAGAGATAAGACAAAAAACAATAAATCTATAAATAAAATATCAAATGCTCCGGACAGATATGTAACCCATGGCCAGCTACCTGTCATAATACCGTTTGCCAGCGGAACACCCAGACATAGCAGAATAGATAAAAAGACCGTTTGCCTGTTGGTCAATGCAATATCTCTGCGGACGATAAAGTAGACTGCCAGTACCAGCCAGGAATAAAAATACCAATGGTAGATATCACTTTGTGTAGGTGTATCTAAAAACCGTAATACAATAAATGTAAACGCTGTAACCGGAAGCATGGTCAGGCAGGAAGCCAGGAATATATTAGCTGTCCAAAAGTTAAACTTACGCTTATGCGCCGGTACATTGGTCTTGTCTCTGGCGACCAGCCAGATCAGAATACCGGATATAATGACCACACAGCCCATTACGCCCAGCACAAAATAGATAATCTTTAATGCGCGACCTCCGTAATCTCCAAAATGAAGATGATAAATCAATGCTTTTACATGATCGAGATAGCTGGATTCGAGATGAGGTGTTTTCTCATTTAATACCTTTTGATCCTTTACGCGATACACTAATTTTCCGGCACCCGAAAAGTTGATATCTGCATCAGGTTTAGCCTCGACAATAATGTGCATATTTGCATCATTATAGTTTCGCACATACATACGACTAATCGTACTTCCCGGCCACCTTTCATTGATTCCTTCTACGAAGGCATTCAGATCAAACTTACTGTTAAGTGCCTGATAAGTGTATTCATATTTTGCATCATCCGAATATTGCAGAGCCTGATAAACTTTTTCGGTGTCTCCTTTATACAGAACCTTACTGTAAGGCATGATCAACACAAAATTAATAATCAGTATTACCCCCGTCACGGCAAACATAAATTGGAAAGGAAAACCAATTACGCCAAGAGCTGTATGGATATCTGTCC
Proteins encoded in this region:
- a CDS encoding PepSY-associated TM helix domain-containing protein, which translates into the protein MNIRRYNIYFHTHTISGIIICALLYVIFFAGSFTFFREEISAWQKNFSYSAHKGIVKKDYNFLVDSLSTKYNLTGRDFSFYINRNDMATYVDMSVSADTTISKKNPETEGKKGRRGRRGGNEDSAYFTYDFAKKSTSDYASSYDMGEFLYRLHFLAQLNQIPINIGTPFGYLLAGLVSFLFLFALITGLFLHWDKIKSNFFIFRPWSKWKTVWTDIHTALGVIGFPFQFMFAVTGVILIINFVLIMPYSKVLYKGDTEKVYQALQYSDDAKYEYTYQALNSKFDLNAFVEGINERWPGSTISRMYVRNYNDANMHIIVEAKPDADINFSGAGKLVYRVKDQKVLNEKTPHLESSYLDHVKALIYHLHFGDYGGRALKIIYFVLGVMGCVVIISGILIWLVARDKTNVPAHKRKFNFWTANIFLASCLTMLPVTAFTFIVLRFLDTPTQSDIYHWYFYSWLVLAVYFIVRRDIALTNRQTVFLSILLCLGVPLANGIMTGSWPWVTYLSGAFDILFIDLLFFVLSLISLYVYIKIRKRKYTA
- a CDS encoding DUF1801 domain-containing protein, which gives rise to MKTLADYYLSQPEPHKSCLLALRDIILSVDPDITHELKYGMPFFCYKGKMFCYLWIHKSYDQPYIGIVEGKRLTHPLLITEKRARMKIMLLDPDKDLPISLIKDILYQAIQLYKDGTIAIPNKKSK
- a CDS encoding OsmC family protein, yielding MSKQHYYNVTVEWTGNTGQGTKSYTSYSRNHSIRSESKTIIEASSDPAFRGDPQRYNPEELLLSSVSSCHMLWYLHLCTQHNITVLTYIDQPKGTMLENEDGSGYFTGIILHPQIEIAEEDQVELAKDLHHKANTYCFIANSLNFKVQHNCIIKVRK